In the genome of Orcinus orca chromosome 13, mOrcOrc1.1, whole genome shotgun sequence, the window CACTGCTCAGTCTCTGCCCAGCACAGAAGCAGCTCACCTCCAGGGGTCTCAATCCCACCTCTTTCTTCTGTCATTCCTGGTCCTCAAGAGGCCCTGTCGAGCACTGCCCAGGTCCACTTGGCTCTCTGACTGACCCCCTTTGGCGACAGTAGCAGATGCTGTTGGTGTCCATCTGAAACCACCTGCAGCTGCAGTAGACAGTTTCCAACTTGCTGATAGCGCCCCACCCCAAGCACCTGTGTCTTCTCTCTGTGGTTCTCAAAACAGATTCTTCACCATTTTCATTTTCGGAAATCAATTATTTACAAAGTCTTTGCTCCCATACATGTATGTGCTCTATATGTTTGCTATTCTTTCAGCAGTGACCTTAGCCAGGGGTGGTGGTGAAAGTGGAAATGTACTGAGGCTAGATTTCTACCCtaggtgctgtgtgtgtgtgtgtgtgtgtgtgtgtgtaaatcagcttttttttcccctttctttttttttttttttaatttggcctcACTGCgtgacatgtgagatcttagttccccaaccagggattgaacctaggccccaCAGTGAAAACACCAAgttctaatcactggaccaccagagaattcccatctttctttttttaattaaaaaaaaaagcacgccTATGGTTAGAAAATATGTATATCAAACAGCACACAGACCCATTCAGACTCTTAGTCTCATCCCCAGAAGCAACAACTAGTGCCAGATTTCTGATGTATTCTTCCAGAAATATTCCAAGTATAAAAAGCACAAGTATCTAATatagattctcttttttttacatAAAGGAGAGTATAATATACACTTTAAATTTCACCATATATATTGGGATTCACTCCAAATAgagctattttactttttttcccataaaaatgTTCTGTTGTTTGGAAAtgccataatttacttaacctaTCCcttttggacatttgggttgtttaacTCATTTGCTATCACAAACAACTCTGCTTTGAACATccttatatacatattttgtatAAATACACTTTTGTCAACACTGAAGATTATCAATATCTTGTCTTTTGATAATTGGTAGGTgacaaagaatattttcttatttcaactTGCATTCCTTATACCTTAAGTTGgatgtttttatatgtttatcaAACTATTGATATTTCTTTTTGCTGCCTAtgttgcagcaaaaatagaaatgaagttttccctcctctgagaacaaggaaaataaagggaacagtgaacaggctagagaagaaacataacctggcctgaaagagttaatcacTCCTTGGTTTACTTTAACTGTCACTAATTTGTAGTAACTAGATTTGTACTTTACAAAGCTAACCTCACTCCCTGGCACTATGTAATTTACATTCGTCACCTATCACCCCTAACTGTGTGAGTTACATCCAGTGCGTCTCACTCCCTATTATGTCCTGGCACTTACATTCTATACGCCCCtcataacaaatcaccccctATAATTTTCGCATTTCAGAAACAAAGTCACCGGCCGATAAACCAGAGGCAAACGGACACAATTACCAGACTGCTTGACCCCAATTACCAGGCGGCCTGACGCCAGCtatgactgttttgaaataatgcaaaggaaaggaagaatgcaAGACCTTTATCCTTATCATATGCTCCGGACTACGAGCCCCACATATAAAATCTTCCCTGTTTCCCAAGGAGTGGAGGCACAGTTGTTGAGGCGCTAGCCTGCTGTGTCTTCCCTTCTCCCTGGCAGAAAGATaaagccatctctctcttcctccaataTCTGTCTCCGTATTTCTGTTCGGCCTTGGTGCACAGGGAAGCCGATATTTCGGCAACACTTTTTCctgtttttgcccattttcttaatgatgtGTAAGATAAAAAATTCCTGTGTTAAGATTAGCCCTTTATTCAATCACCGTCCTACAAACATGTTGTCTTTTGCCTTTTTAACCCAACATTCTTTTCACCCCCAATTTAAAACTTTGTATACAGtctaatttatttcctttctggctTCTGGGTTTTGTGTTGTGTTTAGAAAAGCCTTCCtcacttcaaaattattttgataatttatcCCGgtatttttccagattctttgTTACATTTAAGACTCCAGTCTATCTTGAAATTATTTTAGGATAGCAATCAGCTCTAATATTTGCCTTTTCTAACCTTGGCTCTTTGATCAATGACCCAGCTTCCCGGGAGTTCCAGAACAATCCAGATTTCCCAGATCCTTGGGGATGTGACTGTACCTGGCTTGATACATGGTTGGTTGTGACCTAGGGCCCCCAAGTCCTCCCCTGCTCACTGAGTGCTTGGCCCAGACCCCAGCAGGGAACCTGGGCAGGCCTCTCTCACCggggtgtgtgggctccaggtgGTCCCACAGTGACCTGGACGCGCATTTGACTGTAGCATGGGCTGTAGCACTTCCTCTGTAAATTCCTCTGGCTCCCTTCCACTCTTCCCTCCCATCCCATCTGTGCAGGGCCCTGCCAGCTCTTCTCTGAGGAAATTTGCATCATGCAGCAGCGGGAGGCCTCTTGAAGACTGCTTCACTGAGCCATGGTCTGCTCGGCTGCCCCTGTGCTACTCCCGGCCATGACTCTCCCTCTGGTGGGATCACCACTTGTCCGAGAGTCCCAGCCTGTGAGTAAGACTGGGGTGAGGGAAGACCCTGGGAAGATCTGCAGAGGTAACGACAGGGGCCCCTGGGTGTGAGAGGCAGCAAGATGTGGGATGAAAGGATGAATGGAGGCgagagggctggagggagaggaagtaatgtatttttaaaaaggctggTTTGTTATAAGATCTCCGAGAGTTCAGCCTTATTTTTCAGGGTGTGGGGatagcttctgtttctttatttgaatttcCGTGAACACCAGCGATGCCTGCTGCACTCTGGATAAAGGCTCATCCAGTCAGGCTTGCAAtttaaaaacgaaaataaaaactttccaaACTTGGGAACCCTTGGCGTAGACGACAGGAGAGAATCTGAGGAAAGGCAGCAGAGTTAGTTTAGCACTTTATGATTTGTGTTTTCTCCCAGGTGGATATCTCTATCTCTAGCCACATCCTTATCTAGATCAATATCTGTTTTTAGACTGATCTCCTCACCCACACACAGTTTTGAGAGAGGGAGGAGTTGGTGAGGAAATAATTTACAGGCACCAGAGACTAAGGTATTGCCTGCCACTCACCCTCATGGCAATGCCTATGGAGGGAATAAAGCCCCCAAGCCTCTGGGCCGCAGGCAGCTCTGCCCAGCGCCCCCAGCCCCCTCTGGAGCTCCAGACCCAGCCATTTCAATTAGCCTGGAGGCACGGGGACGGGTACATTCAGGAAGGAATTAAGCAAAGCATGTTGACTCTCCAGGGTGTACCTGGTTCCTGGGTTCAGGTGGGCTTTGCCGGCCTGGGCGGGATCCCTGGTGCTGCATCCCTGCACCTCCTACCAGAAGCCTGCTTTCCCCTCCTGAGGTGCCCGCTTGATTCCAGGCAAAAAGAGGAGATTCAAAGAGACCAAGTCCTTCCAGATTAGCCAGGCGGGCACCGGAGCGGCTTGGGGAAGAAGGTGTCCCCGGGAGAAATGCGGAGTCAGCTCTCCTCAGAGGTCTCTCCCCTGTGCTCTGTTCCAGGGACAGGGTCAGGCTGGAGGGGAATCAGGGCAGCAATTGGACCAAGAACGTGGAGCAGGTGGTGAGTGGACagacaggaggaggaggggggagggggacagggagcCTGGAACgaggcaaggaaagaaagaaaggtctgGAAGAGGGCACAGCCAGGGGGCTTAAGTGGGGTTAAGAGAGAGACTGGGTCTGGCGCTGGTCACACAGGTCTGAACGCAGTTCTCTAGCTGTGAGGCCTTGAGAAGATCCTTCCTTTTAGAGAGTCTTGCCCACGGAAGGGGGTCGTTGGGAGGGTGATATGAGACAGCGCGTGTGAAGGCACCATAGCTGGATGAGCAGTGACCACCTTCCTGGGCCCTGTCTGCACCTGGACAGGCTATGGGAGGTGCGATGTGCTCTGCTTCCTGGCGGGGACAGCGAGGTATGGGGCCCAAAGGCCACAGGCCCGTAGCTGCCTCTCCTCTCCAGCTGTCCCCTCTCCTACAGAATCGGTCCTGGTCTCCGTCTATGTACAGCTGTACTTTTCAAGTGAGCGCCAGCCGGCGGCACTCTCTGGGCCCATGACTCTCCCCACCGCCTCGGCTTCCTCCGCCCCAGTAACTCTCACTGGCCTCAGCCTCACAGCCGGTGGGGTGGCGGGAATTCTACTGACCCCTGCTCCTCAGTGGCTCTTAGCTGCTTGCATGGGAAGGGGGTTCAGAGTGCAAGGAGCCCAGCCCTCCCGCAGCCCCCTCGTCTGAGGTACTGTGAGCCCCTCCCTATTTCTTGGAGGGTGTGTGTGGCCcagctccttcctcacctcccatCAGACAGacctccccctcctgccccacatCCCATCTTCTAAACTTTGGCAGAGGCCTAAGGGGAAGATGACCACGGGCCCGGGCCTCGCCACTGCCACCTCTGATGCCTTTGCCCCACACGCGCTGATGCTTTGAACTCAGGCTGAGAAGGCGGTGCCTGTGACCTTGGGATTGCTCACGATACCCAGCCTCAGAGCCTCACAGGCATCAGGCGCTGGGCTTTCCCAGACAGCCTGCTCACTTCTTATCCCCCTTCCCTCTGTCACAGAGTGCGATGTCACCCACAAGGGGTGTAACTACTGTGCTTGCCTCTCCGGGTACCAGTGGAACACCAGCGTCTGCTCCCATCACCGGCCCTGCCAAACCCCCGTCAAGCACCGGCCTTGTGGCTGCCTTGTCTTCGGCCCTGCTGAAGCCGGGTACTGCCAGCTGCTGCCACCTGGTGAGGAGGGTTGGGAACGTGAAAACCAATGGCCCTGAGTGAAAGGAACcctctctgtgtttttttctctctgacccCCGTATCTCTGCCAGCTAGTGGCTCCTCTGGGTGAGAGAAAATGCCAGGCATCATAGCAGAAGATCACAGGCCCTGCGCCTGGGACAGGAAGAGGGAGACTCCAATGAACAACAGGGCTCCGGGACAGGTGGACAAAGAGAGGAAGTTCcctccctgggggagggggagtcctAGGACAAAAAGCTTCCCCGTTTGGTTCCCACTGACAGTTAGGGTCTTCCAGGCTGGATTGCGGCAGCCACACTCCTCCAGGgacaaaagagaacagaaaatgttaggtggggagggatgggcttcagaagatggggaaggagggagagcttAGCTGCCTCAAGGGCCGCAAGTTCCTGCTCCGGGGGTCCTATCTTTTGCCTCCCGCAGTCCCCGCGGCCCTGAGCCTCAACTCCTGGCTGCAGACGCCTGGCGACACCCTGAACCTGACCCTCCTCACAAGCCAGGAGACCACCAACCTGAACTGGTTCCTGTGGCCCACAGGGAGCCCCAGCCCCATCCTCCTGCGGGCAGGGTCACGTGTGTCCTTGACCTCCAGCCGGAACCGGGCTGTCCTCAGCATTGTCAACATCTCCCATAAATGGGCAGGTAGGCCAcctgtccttccctcctctctcctcccctttttttttccctcctccctctccttcttgtcttttcttctcttcttttcccttatcTCCATTTATTCACTCTGGGGAAACTAAGGCTAAGAGGCCCATTGATGTGAAGAATTATAATGAGAGAACGCTGAAAGCGTGGTCTCAATTTCAACTGAGAACAGATGCAGGTTTTTCTTCACGATGTTGAAATGGCAGCAGGTGGTGCAGGAAGGGCATCTACTGGGGGCAGAGAGGTTCACCTTAGGATGCATGGCTACAGGCTAATAACAAAGGGTCAGGATCTCGTCTTCCTCCTAGAAATCCTTTGGGGGACAGGGATCTTTCCTGCTGGGGTTAAGCTGAGGCTGGATGGAGAGGGCAGACCTAGGGTGTGGCTGGGGAAGCAGCAGAGACCCTGTGGCGCAGGTGGGGGCCAAATGGCCGGGAGGTGCAGCGGGTGTGTGTCTGCAGGTGAGTACATATGCTGCTTTGAGGCCCGGGGATTCAGGTGGGAGCTGCACCAGATGGTGAGGGTGCCCCTGCAGGTGACAGATGTGGCTGGGCTCCCAGACCAGCTCTCCATCTCCTGTGCCACCTCCCCTGGCTTCCAGCTGAGctgctgcatccccagtgccCACCTGGGCTACACGGCTTCCTGGAGCCCCAGAGACGGCAATGAAGGTATGGAAAGGGGCTGGTTGGCAGGGCTCAGGGGAGAGGGGGCAGCTAGTTGCCCCCAGGCAGCTGGCTCTCCAGCTCCCTGGAAGCAGAGGTTGCAGTTCAACCTGGGCGTTCAGGGTCCAAGTCCAAATCTGTTTTTACCCCAATTCTGTTCATACAACAATAAGCATACGTGTGTAGACAACTTTTGCATAATGCTTTCATTCACACGATCTCCGTGAACTCACACGATATTATTCTGTGAGGTTCATTTGATGATGGTCCCATTTTACAAACGCGTTCACTGTGGCTTCAGGGCCTGGAACTAGTAAGAGATGCCCAGGGAGTGTCCCCTTCCCCCCGAATCCAAGCTCTTCCTTCAGTAGTTTGATGCCCACATACAATTCAGCTCATCTTCGCCGCTTCATCCCCTTCTGAAATTGCTAGAAAGATTGCCGAGGCACCCCTCAGACCCCTGGGGTCTCGGTATGTCCCTGGCCCAGTGACCGTTCCCTTCTCTTGTCTCCCCCTCAGCCTGCTTATTCAACACGCCGGACTCCCAGTGCTTCGTGCTGGCTGTTCAGAGCTGCCCTGCAGCCGACACTACGTGCACTTGTGACCTGCAGAGCCCGGGACTGAGCCCTCTCAGGGTTGCCGTCTCTGTCACCGTCATCCAGGTACTTGGGGCTTGGGGTCCAGGTGGCTGACCTCTCACCTGCTCATCCTGGGAGCTGCTTCCTGATGTCTCCCTGTGCTGGGCAACAGGGCCAGACCCCACACACTGCATGGGTTTCTGCCCAAGGAAAGGCTCGGGCTAGACTGGGTTGCTGAGCCTTCCCTGGTATCATTTTCAGAATGGAGACAACACCGCCCTGAGGACTCTTCGACTATTGCCTGGAACGTCACCAAGGCTGGCCATGTGGCACAGGCCCCGTGTCCCGGGAAGAGGAGGGGCATGGTGAAGAGGCCTTGTAGGCCTGAGGGGGGCTGGGGGCCCATCCACAGCAGCTGCACGGACACGGGGCTCCTGGCCTTGCTTCTTAGAGCCCGGGTAAAGCTTCTGACCCTGCTGCCCACGTGCCCCCTCCTCCACGACCTACCCCTTCCTCACTCAGGACCCAACTTTAGAGTCCTTTCCCCCAGAGACCCAGCCCGAAGGGTATTCAGGTTCTCTGAACTGGAGCCCTGGCAGAGCCAGGAAGCAGGTGTGGGCCCCTCAGAGCGGCCAGAGCGCTCATGGCAGGGAGGGTGCAGGTCCCAAGCCTTAATCCCAACAAGGGTCTGCCCCACAAAACTTGGTGTCAGTTTCTTCCACGTGGCTTGCTCCCTTCTCTGCTTCTGGCTCCCCTGGGACAGGGCGTGGATCTGGGGAGAAAGGAGCTGGACTGGGGAGGAGGTGGCCCCTCCTTCTTCAGGGCTCGCCCACGCCCACCCCCCTGCTGTCTTATCTGCCTCAGCTGCTGAGGGCTGGCCTGTGGACGAGGTACCACAGATCTCGGCACAGCTGCTGGAGCAGGCAGTGGTGGTGACCCCACCCACCGACTCATTGGCACTGGTGGCCACCATGACAATCCTGGCCAAGGTGGTAGCACATTCCAGAATACAGCTCAACGGCAGTGCCCTGGAGGTGAGATCCTTGAGCCACATCAGGGCCAGCTGGGTAGTGTGGGCTGGCAAATCTTCACCTCTGGGCATTTCTGTCCCTCTGACATCACCATGGGCTGTCAGATGGCAGACTCTTCTAGAGTCCAAGTGTCTGCTCCTCTCGTCCATTTCTCCTCTTGGATACCAGTCTCCAAGGCCGCGGAGTGTGGAGGAGGCCTGATGCTGGGAACACatgggaggtcagggaaggcagggaggggtgtggagaCAGGAGTTCAGAGGCCTTCACGCACATGCAGATATGCGGATATGACGTGAATCCCCCCGTGCCCACACACAAGGTACTCGGCTTTGCTGGACTCACCTAAACCAGCTCTCAGTATAGGCATCAGTTGCTGACCCAGaagctgcaaccaaaagaataatcGGGGACAATGACACTGCACTGCACACCCTTCGTGTCTGGGAATATGCATCACATGGGGGTGCAGACACGCAGGTGGCCCTCTACTTCAGAACGCGTGCCCTCTACCTCTGGGCACCATTCCTAGCTTTACGGACCTGTAGGGGTCCCCTTAGGACCTGGGTGGCCTCAAGGGATGGAAGTGGGAGAGAGGTCATCAGACGGAGGGGTGGGATGTGCATGAAGGGCCACATACTTGAAGATGCCCCAGCGGTTAGCTGAACAGCCCTCCATTCTTCCTGTCCAGAAAGCCTTCCCCAGAGGAGATGGGCACAGCTAGAAGCCAAGAGAAGACTGGGGTTTTAGGGCAAGCTCTCCAACAACAGAGAAAGCACCCCAGGCAGAGGACACATTCAGGTTCTTGGGCTCCTGATTATAACCTGGACTCCTGGTGACTCTGGATTGTCCCTTGTTTCTCCCTGAAAATCTGCCTCCAGTTAGCATTTGAAGGGAAAAGGTAGGATCGGAACGCACGGAAGTCACTGTAGCTGGGAGCAAAGTTCCTAGGATTTTTGCTGCCCAGGCAGGAGGGCaggtgaaaatgtaaaaatggATACAACCTCGTCAAAGGAGAgctggcaataataataattgctctGCAGCTGGGCCTTTCCACCCCTTCCTAGGCCACAAATGAAACCTACATCCCAGAACACAGCAAAGGACGAAGTTAAGATGCCAGGTGAGAAAGAAGCATTCTTGGGAGCAGCGTGACCAGCGTGGAGTGAGGCCGAGTGTACAAAGGGCTTTCCAGCAAAGCTCTAAAAAGAAAACTCCTCTTCATATACCTGTCCCAACCTAAAGGGTGGAAAAAAGACTTCTTCAAGTAGACATTTCTAGAGGGGCTGAAGGAGGTGGAGACCTTGGAAAGCAGATGGCGTAACTCCCACTGCTTTTCCCAGAAAGCTGAAGGGAGTGTCACCACCACCAACCCTTGACTCAGTTCACTCTGAAAATTCCTTTTCGCACTATCGAATTTTTAATCACCCTGAAAAACCATTGTTTTGAAGGAACGGCCATTGGTGGGTCCGGTGTCCAGAGGAGAGGGTAGCTTGCAGAGGCTTTAGGGCGAGCTCTTTCACGGGGAAGACAGAAGCTCTGAGTGACCCACAGGCAGAGCCGTGTTCCTTCAAGGGTGTCGAGGGTGTGTCCTTTAATCCAGGGATGGGTCCTGGCCAATCCTCTGAACCCTTTCCGCCTCCCAGAACTCAGCCCTTGGGAAAGATAGGCTTCTGTTTTCATTAGTCACGCGCATCTCTCTGGCAGCTTACCTGTTCCCCACCTGTAACTATCCAAGCAAGAAAAGTATGAAAAACTAACTAAAGCTACCTAATGAATAAGGCTGCCTTTGCTGTAAAAataatcaacagaaaaaaaaataataatcaacagATATCAAAGTTCAAAATAATTACAAGTAAAACTGTCtcaaccagtattttttttttttttttttttttgcggtacgcgggccgctcactgttgtggcctctcccgttgcggagcacaggctgcggacgcacaggctcagcggccatggctc includes:
- the ADGRF3 gene encoding LOW QUALITY PROTEIN: adhesion G-protein coupled receptor F3 (The sequence of the model RefSeq protein was modified relative to this genomic sequence to represent the inferred CDS: inserted 1 base in 1 codon); translation: MVCSAAPVLLPAMTLPLVGSPLVRESQPGQGQAGGESGQQLDQERGAGESVLVSVYVQLYFSSERQPAALSGPMTLPTASASSAPVTLTGLSLTAECDVTHKGCNYCACLSGYQWNTSVCSHHRPCQTPVKHRPCGCLVFGPAEAGYCQLLPPGEEELSCLKGRKFLLRGSYLLPPAVPAALSLNSWLQTPGDTLNLTLLTSQETTNLNWFLWPTGSPSPILLRAGSRVSLTSSRNRAVLSIVNISHKWAGEYICCFEARGFRWELHQMVRVPLQVTDVAGLPDQLSISCATSPGFQLSCCIPSAHLGYTASWSPRDGNEACLFNTPDSQCFVLAVQSCPAADTTCTCDLQSPGLSPLRVAVSVTVIQNGDNTXPEDSSTIAWNVTKAGHVAQAPCPGKRRGMVKRPCRPEGGWGPIHSSCTDTGLLALLLRARVKLLTLLPTCPLLHDLPLPHSGPNFRVLSPRDPARRVFRFSELEPWQSQEAGVGPSERPERSWQGGCRSQALIPTRVCPTKLGVSFFHVACSLLCFWLPWDRAWIWGERSWTGEEVAPPSSGLAHAHPPAVLSASAAEGWPVDEVPQISAQLLEQAVVVTPPTDSLALVATMTILAKVVAHSRIQLNGSALEVRSLSHIRASWVVWAGKSSPLGISVPLTSPWAVRWQTLLESKCLLLSSISPLGYQSPRPRSVEEA